A window of Fuerstiella sp. contains these coding sequences:
- a CDS encoding PSD1 and planctomycete cytochrome C domain-containing protein, with amino-acid sequence MRRPGMMNLIAVVLTMMTGHLFAADDYVDFGRDILPILAEHCSECHGADLRESGLRIDDPDNLLQGGDHGRAAVVPGDPDKSFLLQLVRGDRPDLRMPPEGDLLSAKQIDVLERWIREGAEFNHLPDSHQPAGLDHWSFQPLARPDVPGDHSSGVNPIDAFIRRRLAESDLQLSAAATRRTLIRRVTLDLTGLPPSPADVEAFVKSGPEARAAYERLVDTLLKSPRYGERWAQHWLDVVRWAETVGFETNFPRSNAWPYRDWVISSLNEDKPYNTFLFEQIAGDTVGQDAALGFLVAGPANLPGQIGRDEEAMRQARQDELDEVIRTVSQSIFGLTLDCARCHSHKFDPLTQRDYYAMQAVFAGLHYGDRRWRGTQNDEWTNRVPEVQRQLDELQTRLESLRVRHQLEHPQKNVHTDLFEAVDARSVRMRIHATGNGGPASLYEIEVWAAVDQSGQRTNVALASSGSTPSASSFALANQTRHFDNLVDGSIDQRQAFPWVSASGGPAWIQVDFPHPVRIDSVTWHRGATLPADYDIDILPLNSDEWTVVADSRSRLPRSDDTRQAEDIRLSGPDTEAVKQIIALTGAIRDTQQQFNRLSAGPQVYAARFLAEPNPTWLLRRGDPMQRVDIVEPAVPTVLQRALKSAGMARGGGGHIIPVSVSKTSERDRRLVLAAHVTRSDHPLTARVIVNRIWQHHFGTGIVDSPSDFGRMGSKPTHPELLDWLASDFVEHGWSVKRLHRQIVTSQTYQQSSRPRAEALRVDAGARLLWRFPPRRLEAEAIRDTMLSVSGRLNLKMGGPGFDFFNQRGGLSDYIPRETFDESGWRRMVYAHKIRMQAIDIFGTFDCPDAGQMTPQRTRSITPLQSLSLMNSPFANRHAEFFAQRVRDEAGPEILAQIDHSFLIALSRRPSDGERRHMMQLAQFHGLQQVCRVLFNTSEFLFLR; translated from the coding sequence ATGAGGCGTCCGGGAATGATGAACCTGATTGCTGTGGTCCTGACCATGATGACCGGCCATCTTTTTGCCGCAGATGATTATGTGGATTTCGGCCGTGATATTCTGCCAATCCTGGCTGAACACTGCAGTGAATGTCACGGTGCAGATCTGAGAGAATCCGGACTGCGAATTGATGATCCCGACAACCTGCTGCAGGGTGGTGATCACGGTCGAGCAGCGGTCGTTCCCGGAGATCCGGACAAAAGTTTCCTGTTGCAGCTGGTTCGTGGTGACAGACCGGACCTGCGGATGCCTCCTGAAGGAGATCTGCTGTCTGCTAAGCAAATCGATGTTCTGGAGCGGTGGATTCGCGAGGGTGCAGAATTTAATCATCTGCCGGACAGTCACCAGCCTGCCGGACTTGATCACTGGTCATTTCAGCCGTTGGCCAGACCTGATGTGCCTGGTGACCATTCATCGGGCGTGAATCCCATTGACGCATTTATTCGGCGCAGGCTGGCTGAATCCGATTTGCAGCTGTCCGCTGCGGCCACTCGACGCACACTGATTCGTCGAGTCACGCTGGATCTGACAGGTCTGCCGCCTTCGCCTGCTGATGTTGAAGCTTTTGTGAAATCAGGACCGGAGGCTCGTGCCGCTTATGAACGCCTCGTTGACACTTTGCTGAAATCACCACGATACGGAGAGCGGTGGGCCCAGCACTGGCTGGACGTCGTTCGCTGGGCGGAAACCGTGGGATTTGAAACCAATTTTCCGCGATCAAATGCCTGGCCGTATCGCGACTGGGTGATTTCCTCGCTGAATGAAGACAAGCCTTACAACACATTTCTGTTTGAACAAATCGCAGGTGACACGGTTGGACAGGATGCAGCACTTGGTTTTCTGGTGGCCGGACCGGCGAACCTGCCGGGCCAGATCGGTCGGGACGAGGAAGCCATGAGACAGGCTCGTCAGGACGAACTGGACGAAGTGATTCGCACGGTCAGTCAGAGCATCTTTGGACTCACACTGGATTGTGCTCGCTGCCACAGCCACAAATTCGATCCACTGACACAGCGTGATTATTATGCGATGCAGGCCGTGTTCGCGGGACTGCATTATGGAGATCGACGATGGAGAGGAACTCAAAACGACGAATGGACAAATCGGGTTCCTGAAGTTCAGCGACAACTGGACGAGTTGCAGACCCGGCTGGAGTCGCTGCGAGTTCGGCATCAGTTGGAACATCCTCAGAAGAATGTTCACACGGATTTGTTTGAGGCCGTTGATGCGCGGTCCGTTCGAATGCGAATCCATGCGACCGGAAACGGCGGTCCGGCTTCACTTTATGAAATTGAAGTCTGGGCTGCAGTTGACCAGTCCGGTCAACGTACGAATGTTGCCCTGGCCAGCAGCGGCAGCACACCGTCTGCTTCCAGTTTTGCCCTGGCCAATCAAACCCGTCATTTCGACAACCTTGTTGATGGTTCGATTGATCAGCGTCAGGCGTTTCCGTGGGTTTCAGCGTCCGGGGGACCGGCATGGATTCAGGTCGATTTTCCTCACCCTGTTCGAATTGACAGCGTGACGTGGCATCGCGGGGCGACCCTTCCAGCTGATTACGACATCGACATTCTGCCACTGAATAGTGATGAATGGACAGTGGTTGCTGATTCCCGCAGTCGCCTGCCACGTTCCGATGACACACGTCAGGCCGAAGATATACGCCTCAGCGGACCGGACACAGAAGCTGTGAAACAGATCATCGCACTCACAGGTGCCATTCGCGATACACAACAGCAGTTCAACAGACTGTCTGCCGGACCGCAGGTCTATGCTGCGAGGTTTCTGGCCGAACCGAATCCCACCTGGCTGCTGCGTCGGGGCGACCCCATGCAGCGAGTGGACATTGTTGAACCTGCGGTACCCACGGTTTTGCAACGTGCTCTCAAGTCAGCAGGCATGGCGCGTGGTGGCGGAGGGCACATCATTCCGGTCAGTGTGTCAAAGACATCTGAACGGGACCGGCGGCTGGTCCTTGCCGCGCACGTTACACGTTCGGACCATCCGTTGACGGCCCGGGTGATCGTCAATCGAATCTGGCAGCATCACTTCGGCACCGGAATTGTCGATTCTCCGTCCGACTTTGGCAGGATGGGATCCAAGCCCACACACCCCGAACTGCTGGACTGGCTGGCATCGGATTTTGTGGAACACGGCTGGTCTGTTAAGCGGCTTCATCGGCAAATAGTGACATCGCAAACGTATCAGCAGTCCAGTCGTCCGCGGGCCGAGGCATTGCGTGTTGACGCGGGGGCGCGACTGCTGTGGAGATTTCCGCCAAGGCGTCTGGAAGCTGAGGCCATTCGTGACACGATGTTAAGTGTCAGTGGCCGGCTGAATCTGAAAATGGGCGGCCCTGGATTCGATTTCTTCAATCAGCGGGGCGGACTTTCGGATTATATCCCCAGGGAAACATTTGATGAATCCGGATGGCGTCGCATGGTTTACGCTCACAAAATCCGCATGCAGGCGATCGACATTTTTGGCACCTTCGACTGCCCGGACGCCGGGCAGATGACACCTCAGCGCACTCGGTCGATCACACCTCTGCAGTCGCTCAGTCTGATGAACAGTCCTTTTGCCAACCGGCATGCCGAGTTCTTTGCTCAACGCGTTCGGGACGAAGCCGGTCCGGAGATCTTAGCTCAGATTGACCACAGCTTTCTGATCGCACTGTCTCGGCGGCCGTCCGATGGTGAGCGCCGGCACATGATGCAGCTGGCACAGTTTCACGGACTGCAGCAGGTTTGCCGAGTATTGTTCAATACCAGTGAATTTCTGTTTCTTCGGTAA
- a CDS encoding quinone oxidoreductase: protein MSKAIRIHETGGPEVLRWEDVEVASPAAGEIRLRQTAVGLNFIDTYHRTGLYPVDSLPTAIGVEGAGIVEETGEDVHDLQIGDRVAYAGGPIGSYAEERIMPAARLVKLPNGVDDRQGAALMLKGLTTHYLIRRCYPVKSGDTILIHAAAGGVGLLVCQWAKHLGATVIGTVSTPEKADLASSHGCDHPILYGEENFVDRVRELTNGEGVPVVYDSVGRDTFDNSLACLRPLGLMVTFGQSSGSVPPLAVHELTSHGSLFLTRPTLATYTATREQLTTNADELFSVVESGAVRIEINQTYALQEAAQAHRDLENRKTTGATVLLP from the coding sequence ATGAGCAAAGCAATCCGAATCCACGAAACAGGCGGCCCTGAAGTCTTACGCTGGGAAGACGTCGAAGTCGCCAGTCCGGCTGCCGGTGAGATCCGTTTGCGACAAACGGCGGTGGGACTCAACTTCATCGATACGTACCACCGTACCGGACTGTATCCCGTCGATTCGCTGCCAACGGCAATCGGCGTGGAAGGGGCAGGTATTGTTGAAGAAACCGGAGAAGATGTGCACGACCTGCAGATTGGCGACCGCGTCGCCTATGCCGGTGGACCAATCGGCAGCTACGCCGAAGAGCGGATCATGCCCGCTGCACGCCTCGTCAAACTGCCAAACGGCGTCGATGACCGGCAGGGCGCAGCGTTGATGCTCAAGGGACTCACCACACATTATCTGATCCGACGCTGCTATCCGGTCAAGTCAGGTGACACAATCCTGATACACGCCGCGGCGGGCGGAGTCGGACTGCTGGTCTGTCAATGGGCAAAACACCTGGGCGCCACAGTAATCGGAACAGTCAGCACACCGGAAAAAGCAGACCTGGCCAGTTCACACGGCTGCGATCACCCGATCCTGTACGGTGAAGAAAACTTTGTCGATCGAGTCCGCGAACTGACAAATGGTGAGGGGGTACCGGTCGTCTACGATTCGGTTGGACGCGATACGTTTGACAACTCCCTCGCCTGCCTGCGGCCGCTCGGTTTGATGGTCACGTTCGGACAGTCGTCGGGTTCGGTCCCTCCTTTGGCTGTCCACGAACTGACATCTCACGGTTCGTTGTTTCTTACCCGCCCAACCCTGGCAACTTACACCGCGACCCGCGAACAGCTGACAACCAACGCCGATGAATTATTTTCCGTTGTTGAGAGCGGCGCCGTCAGGATCGAAATCAATCAGACGTATGCCCTGCAGGAGGCGGCACAGGCTCATCGTGATCTGGAAAACCGAAAGACGACCGGGGCAACGGTGCTGCTTCCGTGA
- a CDS encoding DUF1549 and DUF1553 domain-containing protein produces the protein MKRSKPVAPMFSDESDRNWIRSPIDSFVLRQLKVIGLRPAPPADRRTLIRRISFDLTGLPPTARAVRQFVHDESPGAYENLVDELLTRPEYGERWGQHWLDVVRFAETEGFEYDRHHADAWRFRDYVIDAFNADKPYNRFITEQLAGDEMKFSAADETGRRTAQIAAGFHRLGPIRRNAGNPEVAFSRNEVLTEMTNIVGTTFLGLTLGCARCHDHMYDPIRQKEYYQLQAFMAATHDADIPLADEPARNRWQEKTKQVEQELERLNAAIEAADEQDRDRLNQELKQLRTQLPAQLPTLFSVKNDFAGQTVIHLLEAGDEFKKGVPVGMRTLGIVSRVDESVYPSDVSRPRSGLADWITAPAHPLPARVMVNRIWHYHFGRGIVSTVNDFGFNGAEPSHPELLDFLAERFVSEGWSVKSIHRLILMSSTYQQSSIHPAEHHAKTIDAQNRLLWRFRRRRLEAEEIRDAMLAVSNRLNRQIGGPGIMVPVEQEMIDLLYKPTQWQVTEDSSQHDRRSIYLVAKRNLRLPFLEVFDQPDLQTSCGTRVASTHAPQALEMLNGKLSNELSAAFAERLRIEAGDNIADRIQLAFLITTGCPPTEQQEAVAAKFLKTEPLEEFALAMFSLNGFLYVD, from the coding sequence GTGAAACGATCGAAACCCGTTGCTCCGATGTTTTCAGACGAATCTGACAGGAACTGGATTCGCAGTCCGATTGATTCATTCGTTCTGCGACAGCTCAAAGTGATCGGACTGCGGCCGGCACCTCCGGCTGACCGGCGAACATTGATTCGTCGTATCTCCTTTGACCTCACCGGGCTTCCCCCCACCGCACGTGCGGTACGTCAATTTGTCCACGACGAATCCCCCGGTGCTTATGAGAACCTGGTCGATGAATTACTCACCCGTCCGGAATACGGGGAGAGATGGGGACAACACTGGCTGGATGTGGTCCGATTTGCAGAAACGGAAGGCTTTGAATACGACCGCCATCACGCCGATGCCTGGAGATTCCGCGACTATGTGATTGACGCCTTCAACGCCGACAAACCCTACAACCGGTTCATCACAGAACAGCTGGCCGGCGACGAAATGAAGTTCTCTGCCGCAGACGAAACCGGCCGGCGAACAGCGCAGATTGCCGCGGGATTTCACCGGCTTGGCCCCATCCGGCGCAACGCCGGCAATCCCGAAGTCGCTTTCAGCCGCAACGAAGTCCTGACTGAAATGACAAATATTGTGGGAACAACATTTCTGGGATTAACACTGGGTTGCGCGCGGTGTCACGACCATATGTACGATCCGATCCGTCAAAAGGAGTATTATCAGCTGCAGGCATTCATGGCAGCGACTCATGACGCAGACATTCCGCTGGCCGACGAACCCGCTCGAAATCGATGGCAGGAAAAAACCAAACAGGTGGAACAGGAACTCGAGCGCCTGAACGCAGCAATCGAAGCAGCGGATGAACAGGATCGTGACAGGCTCAATCAAGAGCTGAAGCAACTGCGGACTCAGTTGCCAGCGCAACTGCCGACACTATTCAGCGTGAAGAATGACTTCGCCGGTCAAACTGTGATTCATTTACTGGAAGCCGGAGACGAATTTAAAAAAGGTGTTCCTGTAGGGATGCGAACACTGGGAATTGTTAGCCGTGTCGATGAATCAGTGTATCCGTCGGACGTGTCGCGTCCCCGGTCAGGACTTGCCGACTGGATCACTGCCCCCGCCCATCCGCTGCCTGCTCGAGTGATGGTCAATCGAATCTGGCATTATCACTTTGGTCGAGGCATCGTCTCCACCGTAAATGACTTCGGGTTCAACGGAGCCGAACCCAGCCATCCGGAACTTCTCGACTTTCTGGCCGAACGATTTGTTAGTGAAGGATGGAGCGTCAAGTCCATCCATCGACTGATATTAATGAGCAGTACTTATCAGCAATCCTCAATTCATCCGGCGGAACATCACGCCAAAACCATCGATGCACAAAATCGTCTGTTATGGCGTTTTCGTCGGCGACGTCTGGAAGCAGAAGAAATTCGGGACGCCATGCTGGCTGTCTCAAATCGATTGAATCGTCAGATCGGAGGCCCCGGCATCATGGTTCCGGTCGAACAGGAGATGATCGATTTGCTGTACAAACCCACACAGTGGCAGGTCACTGAAGATTCCAGTCAGCACGATCGTCGGTCAATTTATCTGGTCGCCAAACGTAACCTGCGTCTGCCGTTTCTTGAAGTCTTCGATCAGCCTGACCTGCAGACCAGTTGCGGAACCCGGGTTGCCAGTACGCATGCGCCACAGGCTCTGGAGATGCTCAACGGCAAATTATCCAATGAACTATCAGCAGCATT
- a CDS encoding sugar phosphate isomerase/epimerase yields the protein MTQFNRRCFLNAAAASCVLRKVRADGEVGASNIGFAFGTYGMKSLTTARALGVCAKIGYDGIELALMPGWPTQPGLLTKQHRSEIRQQLADLRLTVPSLLENLSCLGTDEQHRINLQKLKHATELAHDLSPSSPPSVQSTTGGTVAEWEQSKHRLAKQISDFAKIGESTRTVVCFKPHVAQAVHDADRAVWLHRQVGSRWLKIVYDYSHLFLEGLTLANSLKQLLPIAHHLQIKDSRGTPEKYEYLLPGDGQTNYVELFSILKNAHFSGFVGVEVSAMVHNKPGYDPEATARLCYRRFAPLLDDLGIRRPRPSS from the coding sequence ATGACCCAATTCAATCGACGTTGTTTTTTAAACGCGGCCGCCGCTTCGTGTGTGCTTCGTAAAGTCCGAGCCGACGGGGAAGTCGGTGCTTCGAACATCGGGTTTGCATTCGGAACTTACGGGATGAAGAGCCTGACCACTGCCAGGGCGCTTGGCGTCTGTGCTAAAATCGGCTACGACGGCATCGAACTGGCATTGATGCCGGGATGGCCAACGCAGCCAGGCCTGCTGACGAAACAGCATCGGTCTGAAATTCGACAACAATTGGCCGATCTTCGGCTGACCGTGCCTTCACTTCTGGAAAACCTGAGTTGTCTGGGAACCGATGAGCAACACCGTATTAATCTTCAAAAACTGAAACACGCAACCGAACTTGCTCATGATCTTTCACCTTCAAGTCCGCCTTCCGTGCAGTCCACCACCGGAGGCACTGTTGCAGAGTGGGAACAGTCAAAGCACCGGCTTGCAAAGCAGATTTCAGATTTTGCAAAAATCGGTGAGTCAACCAGGACTGTGGTCTGCTTTAAGCCACACGTGGCACAGGCCGTGCACGATGCCGATCGGGCCGTCTGGCTTCATCGTCAGGTTGGCAGTCGCTGGCTGAAGATTGTTTATGACTACAGTCATCTGTTCCTGGAAGGGTTAACTTTGGCCAACAGCTTAAAACAGTTACTGCCGATTGCCCATCACCTCCAGATTAAAGACAGCAGGGGAACTCCCGAAAAATATGAGTATCTACTGCCAGGAGATGGTCAGACCAACTACGTCGAACTGTTTTCCATTCTGAAGAACGCGCACTTCAGTGGCTTTGTTGGAGTGGAAGTCAGCGCAATGGTGCACAACAAACCAGGCTATGATCCGGAAGCAACTGCCCGACTTTGCTACAGGCGATTCGCACCTTTACTGGATGATCTCGGCATCCGTCGTCCCCGTCCCTCGAGCTAA
- a CDS encoding M14 family metallopeptidase, which produces MISIPQQISAAEFRIENVSPGTKLKLELIVDSLPDGQPLVFSTVIVRGRHPGKTLLTTGGVHGDEYEGPVAIQDVFDELNPESLRGTFIGIPILNTPAYTAATREGGWDHQNLARIFPGSPTGTISERIASAFANHIVGQADFYADLHAGGNAYRIRRFAGYQVLNSELNELQRAAAIAWGFELVWGTAALPGRSLSAARECGVPAIYVEMSGEGRCRPDDRMLAQQGLRNLLSFLEMMPGDFPRTPPEHCFETNSEGSGHLQIDHPSPASGLFVPAVGVWDSVEQGQTLGEIRHPNGTVLAEIRSQRAGRVLFLRTLPRVFAGDFLVFVLELPAG; this is translated from the coding sequence ATGATTTCAATACCGCAACAGATTTCCGCTGCAGAATTTCGTATTGAGAACGTCAGCCCCGGAACCAAACTAAAACTGGAACTCATCGTCGACAGCCTGCCGGACGGCCAGCCGCTTGTGTTTTCCACGGTGATCGTCCGGGGCCGTCATCCCGGGAAAACCTTACTGACAACCGGAGGTGTCCACGGCGATGAATACGAAGGTCCGGTCGCGATTCAGGACGTGTTTGATGAGCTGAACCCCGAATCACTCCGCGGAACGTTTATCGGCATCCCTATTCTCAACACACCGGCGTATACAGCCGCCACACGTGAGGGAGGCTGGGATCATCAGAATTTGGCAAGGATCTTTCCAGGCAGTCCGACGGGAACGATCAGTGAACGCATCGCCAGCGCTTTTGCGAATCACATCGTCGGTCAGGCCGATTTTTATGCGGACCTGCATGCCGGCGGAAACGCTTATCGGATCAGACGATTTGCCGGCTACCAGGTTCTGAATTCAGAATTGAATGAACTGCAACGCGCGGCTGCCATCGCCTGGGGATTCGAACTGGTCTGGGGAACTGCCGCGTTGCCGGGGAGATCGCTGTCTGCGGCAAGAGAATGCGGCGTACCGGCGATTTATGTCGAAATGTCAGGTGAAGGTCGTTGCCGACCGGACGACCGAATGCTGGCTCAACAGGGCCTGCGAAATCTGTTGTCGTTTCTCGAAATGATGCCTGGTGATTTTCCGAGGACTCCACCGGAACACTGCTTCGAAACAAACAGCGAAGGTTCGGGGCATCTGCAGATCGACCATCCAAGTCCGGCGTCCGGATTATTTGTCCCGGCTGTGGGCGTCTGGGATTCTGTGGAACAGGGACAGACTCTTGGTGAGATCCGCCATCCGAACGGGACCGTTCTTGCAGAAATTCGGAGCCAACGCGCCGGACGGGTCCTGTTTCTGCGAACACTCCCCAGAGTGTTCGCAGGTGACTTTCTTGTCTTCGTGCTGGAACTCCCCGCAGGATGA
- a CDS encoding PQQ-binding-like beta-propeller repeat protein, with protein sequence MALQNKLFVPVTVCCMLLQINVVAAADWSGWLGEHRNGSTTEESGWPNAWPPQKIWQQDTGQGTSSPIIAGRRVYVMGWANGNDRVQCYDARDGRLVWSESYESPEHARDFRGSKSHYSGPSSTPNLDRSTGLLYTLGSDGDLHCRDSRKNGVLLWERNLYDDFNPPTRPGTYSCGFVTSPLIHRDLLIVEIGGERGTVVAFDKRTGRKVWSSECQDCQGQTSGPSAVFKVSGKPCLATFTEEHLVVMRLDGDQAGRTIGQYDWKTEHSCNIATPIVLDDRVFITSAYDQNRCALLKVKLDGLTEEFSSRLIGSRVSSPALWQGRIYAIDTTLKCLDLEAPDRTLWKGGRFGFGSVIATGDGKLVAFGLGRLQLFDAASDTHDRLYRSKLLDGIGQAKDDSYPHLALGNGILVVKDKQGHMQVFSVATGDRGS encoded by the coding sequence ATGGCCCTGCAAAACAAACTGTTTGTTCCGGTGACCGTTTGCTGCATGCTGCTGCAAATCAATGTTGTTGCAGCGGCCGACTGGTCCGGATGGCTTGGCGAACATCGCAACGGTTCCACCACGGAGGAATCCGGCTGGCCGAACGCGTGGCCACCTCAAAAAATCTGGCAGCAGGATACCGGTCAGGGGACAAGTTCACCGATCATTGCAGGTCGACGTGTCTACGTCATGGGTTGGGCAAACGGAAACGATCGTGTGCAGTGTTATGATGCCCGCGATGGTCGACTCGTCTGGTCCGAATCGTACGAATCACCCGAACATGCGAGAGACTTCAGGGGGAGTAAGAGTCACTACAGCGGTCCCAGTTCCACACCAAACCTGGATCGGTCTACCGGCCTGCTGTATACGCTTGGTTCCGATGGAGATCTGCATTGTCGAGACTCGCGGAAAAATGGTGTATTGCTGTGGGAACGAAACCTGTACGACGATTTCAACCCGCCAACCCGTCCCGGAACGTACAGTTGCGGTTTCGTGACATCCCCGCTGATTCACCGCGATCTGCTGATCGTGGAAATCGGTGGTGAACGGGGGACTGTGGTTGCATTCGACAAGCGTACAGGGAGAAAGGTCTGGAGCTCGGAATGTCAGGATTGTCAGGGCCAAACCAGTGGTCCGTCAGCTGTGTTTAAGGTTTCAGGCAAGCCCTGTCTTGCTACATTCACGGAAGAACATCTGGTCGTCATGCGGCTTGACGGTGATCAGGCGGGACGGACCATTGGGCAGTACGACTGGAAAACCGAACACAGCTGCAATATTGCGACACCCATTGTGCTTGACGATCGGGTCTTCATCACGTCTGCCTACGATCAGAATCGTTGTGCGCTGCTGAAGGTGAAACTTGACGGGCTGACCGAAGAATTTAGCTCACGGCTTATTGGCAGCCGGGTGTCCAGTCCTGCGTTGTGGCAGGGTCGTATCTATGCGATCGATACGACTTTGAAGTGTCTTGACCTGGAAGCGCCGGACAGGACTTTATGGAAGGGCGGACGATTCGGATTTGGCTCTGTCATTGCCACCGGTGACGGAAAACTGGTCGCGTTTGGACTTGGACGGCTGCAGCTGTTTGATGCAGCATCGGACACCCATGATCGGCTTTATCGGTCGAAGCTGCTTGATGGCATCGGACAGGCGAAAGACGATTCGTATCCGCATCTCGCCCTGGGCAACGGGATACTCGTCGTGAAGGACAAGCAGGGGCATATGCAGGTGTTTTCCGTGGCGACGGGAGATCGCGGCAGCTAG
- the solA gene encoding N-methyl-L-tryptophan oxidase, protein MNDVDCLVLGLGAMGSATLYHLARLQQNVVGLEQFETGHGFGSSHGHSRAFRVFYHDPLYTELAEAALPLWQELQTVSGESLLHLCGFLGYGGPDCTLFEQNLRAIRRSRAEFEQLTPEDVSSQFPDLQLPKQSMACFTPRAGFLDASRCVRTHLAEARRLGAAVHQQVHVENVEFTGDRPGIVRTSAGDFRADRLVVTAGPWTADVLSELRLPLTVTRQQKFYFRANSPQSPGPTGLPVYADYDTRFYGFPMHGPGIKVADDTRGDTTHPDRIDRTFERATHESLNNWLKALMPKYSFQFHEASTCMYTETPDQDFLIGPHPQHPNILVGGGFSGHGFKFSTLIGLILAQLVVEGSTPWPIARFALNRFG, encoded by the coding sequence ATGAACGACGTGGACTGCCTGGTACTTGGGCTTGGGGCCATGGGAAGCGCCACTCTGTACCACCTGGCCCGCCTGCAACAGAATGTTGTCGGTCTCGAGCAATTCGAGACCGGTCATGGATTCGGCAGTTCGCACGGACATTCCCGCGCATTCCGCGTGTTCTACCACGATCCGCTGTACACCGAACTGGCAGAAGCCGCATTGCCTCTGTGGCAGGAATTGCAGACGGTGTCAGGTGAATCACTGCTTCATCTGTGCGGGTTTCTGGGGTATGGCGGCCCCGACTGCACGTTGTTCGAACAGAACCTGCGGGCCATTCGACGCAGTCGTGCCGAATTCGAACAGCTCACACCGGAAGACGTTTCGTCGCAGTTTCCCGATCTGCAGTTGCCGAAACAGAGCATGGCCTGCTTCACCCCCCGCGCCGGGTTCCTTGATGCATCACGTTGCGTGAGGACACATCTTGCTGAAGCCCGCAGACTCGGTGCGGCCGTCCATCAACAGGTTCATGTGGAGAACGTAGAATTTACCGGTGACCGGCCCGGCATCGTACGCACATCAGCCGGTGACTTCAGGGCTGATCGCCTTGTGGTGACCGCAGGTCCGTGGACCGCAGATGTTTTGAGCGAGCTTCGTCTTCCTCTGACTGTCACACGCCAGCAGAAATTTTATTTCCGTGCGAACAGTCCACAGTCACCAGGGCCAACGGGTCTGCCGGTCTACGCCGACTACGACACGCGATTCTACGGTTTCCCGATGCACGGTCCGGGCATCAAAGTCGCCGATGATACACGTGGCGACACGACACATCCTGATCGCATCGACCGCACCTTTGAACGGGCCACACACGAATCACTGAATAACTGGCTGAAGGCACTGATGCCGAAATATTCATTTCAGTTCCACGAAGCTTCAACATGCATGTATACCGAAACTCCGGATCAGGATTTTCTGATTGGTCCGCATCCACAGCACCCGAACATCCTGGTGGGTGGCGGCTTCTCGGGACATGGTTTCAAATTTTCAACACTGATCGGCCTGATCCTGGCGCAACTCGTGGTCGAAGGATCCACTCCCTGGCCAATTGCACGGTTCGCACTGAATCGATTCGGATAA